In Erigeron canadensis isolate Cc75 unplaced genomic scaffold, C_canadensis_v1 Conyza_canadensis_unscaffolded:280, whole genome shotgun sequence, the following are encoded in one genomic region:
- the LOC122584451 gene encoding uncharacterized protein LOC122584451, whose protein sequence is MTASAWYDSWNSLCPLSDHLSPRMITSAGFSLNDKVADIIVDNTWKWTSEWTDRFPNIQIPVLNTLDLDRLMRKDSNQNLLDFSVNVVWEDLRPQAAVVDWFPIVSFNQN, encoded by the coding sequence ATGACTGCTTcggcatggtatgattcctggAATTCTCTGTGTCCTCTTTCAGATCATTTATCTCCTAGGATGATCACTAGTGCTGGATTTTCTCTCAATGACAAGGTAGCGGATATTATTGTTGATAATACCTGGAAATGGACAAGCGAATGGACGGATAGATTCCCAAATATTCAGATTCCTGTTTTGAATACTTTGGATTTGGATCGACTTATGCGGAAAGATTCCAACCAAAATCTGTTGGATTTTTCGGTCAATGTGGTGTGGGAGGATCTGCGTCCTCAAGCTGCTGTAGTGGATTGGTTCCCGATTGTTTCGTTTAATCAGAAT